Proteins from one Shewanella pealeana ATCC 700345 genomic window:
- the rihA gene encoding pyrimidine-specific ribonucleoside hydrolase RihA produces MSPTQAKQQSQKVTPIILDCDPGHDDAISLILAMSSKALKPLAVTTSAGNQTPDKTLNNALRILTLLERHDIPVAAGAPKPLARELIIADNVHGESGLDGPKLPDPAFAPLTISAIELMAQKVRESDEAVTLVPSGPLTNIALFIATYPELHSKIERIVLMGGAAEAGNWTPAAEFNIFVDPEAADMVFKSGIPITMCGLDITHQAQIMDEDIERIRVINNPVAKCVAELLDFFMIYHRDPKWGFEGAPLHDPCTIAWLLKPELFTSYDCWVGVETKGEYTQGMTVVDRYQLTNNPHNTQVLCKLDRQGFVDLIVECLEAYN; encoded by the coding sequence ATGAGCCCTACTCAAGCAAAGCAGCAATCACAAAAAGTTACTCCTATTATTCTCGACTGCGATCCCGGCCATGATGACGCAATTTCATTAATCCTAGCCATGAGCAGTAAGGCACTTAAGCCATTAGCGGTCACCACTAGTGCCGGTAATCAAACCCCCGATAAGACCTTAAACAATGCGCTGCGCATTTTAACCTTGCTCGAGCGCCACGATATTCCTGTCGCAGCTGGCGCACCTAAGCCTTTAGCCCGAGAGCTGATTATTGCCGACAATGTCCATGGTGAGAGTGGTCTAGACGGTCCTAAACTGCCCGACCCCGCTTTTGCGCCGCTAACGATTTCCGCCATCGAGTTAATGGCGCAAAAGGTGCGAGAAAGTGATGAAGCTGTCACCCTTGTGCCATCTGGCCCACTGACCAATATCGCGCTATTTATAGCGACCTACCCAGAGCTACATAGCAAGATTGAGCGTATCGTGCTGATGGGCGGCGCAGCAGAGGCCGGTAACTGGACACCGGCGGCTGAGTTCAATATTTTTGTTGACCCAGAAGCGGCTGATATGGTGTTTAAGTCAGGTATTCCTATCACCATGTGTGGCCTTGATATTACTCATCAAGCGCAGATCATGGACGAAGATATCGAGCGTATTCGTGTTATCAACAACCCTGTCGCCAAGTGCGTGGCCGAGTTACTGGATTTCTTTATGATCTACCACAGAGACCCAAAGTGGGGCTTTGAAGGCGCGCCACTGCACGACCCTTGCACAATAGCTTGGTTACTTAAGCCTGAGCTATTTACCTCGTACGATTGCTGGGTGGGTGTTGAAACAAAAGGCGAATACACCCAAGGGATGACAGTGGTTGACCGTTATCAGCTAACTAATAATCCACACAATACTCAAGTATTGTGCAAGCTTGATAGACAAGGCTTTGTCGACTTGATCGTTGAGTGTTTAGAGGCTTATAACTAA
- a CDS encoding YadA-like family protein, giving the protein MKKTILAVSVAALLSVPAMAEQIGLEPVKGGMSTNPVGEIGLEPVSDITIDPVFNGLNPIEDDMQVRPQPDEMQVRPLPDDMQVRPLPDDMQGRPVLEGDIGLNPVDQLPIGLNPVGDHGENLVPEMPSFEDNDGDLDPIVEDVFDLHPVDDDMSVRPLEPVVGLPVESPIGVDPIFDGLDPVEDDMSTDPVEDDMTVRPLPSDDMGTDPVDNEMGVDPIFDDITNPDDDMQVRPIQPDNGLPVEDPITVDPVEDDMQVRPIEDDMQVRPIEDDMQVRPIEGELPPLEDDFAHADPIKQPIDKVVDDVRDGFEEVNQGIDDNTDAIGDNTDVIDKNTGLIGDNTDAIDKNTGLIGDNTDAIGENTSNIGKNTSAIAANKEQIDFNTLSINDLYGHVDRLDTRIDGVQASMHAITNARPLLQGAGQTAIGFGYGFAGSEGSAAMGVAHSFDANWSMSATFNVTTGTQTDVSGGAGVQYIF; this is encoded by the coding sequence ATGAAAAAGACAATTTTAGCAGTATCAGTAGCAGCACTACTATCAGTACCAGCAATGGCAGAGCAGATTGGCCTAGAGCCAGTAAAAGGCGGCATGAGCACCAACCCAGTAGGTGAGATTGGCCTAGAGCCAGTGAGTGACATCACTATTGACCCAGTTTTCAATGGGCTTAACCCAATCGAAGATGACATGCAGGTTCGCCCGCAGCCAGATGAAATGCAAGTTCGTCCACTGCCGGATGACATGCAAGTGCGTCCATTACCTGACGACATGCAAGGCCGCCCAGTTCTTGAGGGTGACATTGGCCTAAACCCTGTTGACCAGTTGCCAATTGGCCTCAACCCTGTTGGTGATCATGGTGAGAACTTAGTACCTGAGATGCCATCATTTGAAGACAACGACGGTGACTTAGACCCAATCGTTGAAGATGTTTTCGACCTGCATCCTGTTGATGATGACATGAGCGTGCGTCCCCTGGAGCCAGTTGTGGGCTTACCTGTTGAGTCACCAATTGGTGTTGACCCAATCTTCGACGGTCTAGACCCTGTTGAAGATGACATGAGCACTGACCCTGTTGAAGATGACATGACAGTTCGCCCACTGCCATCTGATGATATGGGTACTGACCCTGTTGATAACGAAATGGGTGTTGATCCAATCTTTGACGACATTACTAACCCTGATGACGACATGCAGGTTCGACCAATCCAGCCAGACAATGGTTTACCAGTTGAAGATCCAATTACAGTTGACCCTGTCGAAGATGACATGCAGGTACGACCGATTGAAGATGACATGCAAGTGCGTCCAATTGAAGATGACATGCAGGTGCGCCCAATCGAGGGCGAGTTACCACCACTAGAAGATGACTTCGCTCATGCTGACCCAATCAAGCAGCCTATCGACAAAGTAGTCGATGACGTTCGCGACGGCTTCGAAGAAGTGAACCAAGGAATCGACGACAACACAGATGCTATCGGTGACAACACCGACGTTATAGATAAGAACACTGGTCTGATTGGCGACAACACAGATGCTATCGATAAGAACACTGGCCTGATTGGCGACAACACAGATGCAATCGGCGAGAACACCAGCAACATTGGCAAAAACACCTCTGCCATCGCGGCTAACAAGGAGCAGATTGACTTCAACACGCTAAGTATTAACGACCTATATGGCCACGTTGACCGCTTAGATACTCGTATCGATGGTGTACAGGCTTCGATGCACGCAATCACCAACGCGCGTCCCCTGCTACAAGGTGCTGGTCAAACAGCCATTGGCTTTGGTTACGGTTTCGCGGGCAGTGAAGGTTCAGCAGCCATGGGAGTCGCCCACTCATTCGATGCTAACTGGTCAATGTCAGCGACATTCAACGTCACAACGGGTACACAGACTGATGTGTCAGGTGGTGCGGGTGTTCAGTACATTTTCTAA
- a CDS encoding methyl-accepting chemotaxis protein — MRNNQPVTQTEKTLTDNCILLSTTNLDGNIKYANESFTKVSGYSFDELQGQPHNMVRHPDMPEAAFQSLWERIKQGKPWVGIVKNRTKSGDHYWVNAYIAPVYENGKIHEYQSVRRKATPEQILRAEAIYQQVKAGKQPKALRNPLLGFGAKLYAWLLSMLVMAVILASYSPIAAVILLSLVGAIGLHRILKPFNQLVTQAKNTVDDPLAKGVFTGRQDELGTISFALQFLLTETGGVIGRMADSAGSIESLSASLNDTIHNTRQRADSQSMQTSQAATAMEEMSASFAEVNNNIHSAAREMSVSNLSAEKGHQLLERVIESITQLKDEVGNFASVVASIEQDSQDINKVLEVIRGIAEQTNLLALNAAIEAARAGESGRGFAVVADEVRQLSSRTSESTSHIEAIVAKFRESTVMAAKTMEAGQRSAEQSVDLAKQVDESFEALRHSIIKMNTMSDENACAMTQQTTVANDISHSIQVISELAIESLEQTQDAAERGQQVSRLSTKTHSLSKQFWEQSVQRKI, encoded by the coding sequence ATGCGAAACAACCAACCCGTGACTCAAACGGAAAAGACTCTAACCGATAATTGTATTTTACTGTCGACCACCAATCTTGACGGTAATATTAAGTATGCCAATGAGAGCTTTACCAAGGTTAGTGGCTACAGTTTTGATGAGTTACAAGGTCAACCTCACAACATGGTGCGGCACCCTGATATGCCAGAGGCTGCCTTTCAGTCACTTTGGGAGCGTATTAAACAAGGGAAACCTTGGGTTGGTATTGTTAAGAATCGCACCAAGTCAGGCGATCACTACTGGGTTAATGCATATATAGCCCCTGTGTATGAAAATGGCAAAATCCACGAGTATCAGTCGGTACGCCGTAAGGCTACACCGGAGCAAATCCTGCGCGCAGAAGCGATTTACCAGCAGGTAAAAGCGGGAAAGCAACCTAAGGCGCTACGCAACCCGCTACTAGGTTTTGGGGCAAAGTTGTATGCTTGGCTGCTGTCGATGTTAGTGATGGCGGTTATTTTAGCGAGTTATTCACCGATAGCTGCAGTGATACTACTTAGCCTAGTTGGCGCGATTGGCTTGCACCGTATCTTGAAGCCATTCAACCAATTAGTGACACAAGCTAAAAATACTGTCGATGATCCTCTCGCTAAAGGTGTATTTACCGGCCGGCAAGATGAATTAGGCACAATAAGCTTTGCGCTGCAGTTCTTACTTACAGAAACTGGCGGCGTGATAGGCCGAATGGCGGATTCAGCAGGCTCAATCGAGTCCCTTAGCGCGAGTTTAAACGATACCATTCACAATACCCGACAACGTGCCGACAGCCAGAGTATGCAAACCAGCCAAGCGGCCACCGCGATGGAAGAGATGAGCGCTAGCTTTGCTGAAGTGAATAATAATATTCACAGCGCGGCGAGAGAGATGTCGGTGAGTAACCTTTCTGCAGAAAAGGGTCATCAACTGCTTGAACGGGTGATTGAGTCCATTACACAACTCAAAGATGAGGTGGGTAACTTTGCTTCAGTCGTCGCGTCAATCGAACAAGATAGCCAAGATATCAATAAGGTATTGGAGGTGATCCGTGGCATTGCAGAGCAAACAAATCTGTTAGCACTTAACGCTGCGATTGAAGCGGCGAGGGCGGGAGAGTCGGGTCGAGGCTTTGCAGTGGTTGCCGATGAAGTGCGTCAACTTTCTAGCCGTACCAGTGAATCTACCTCTCATATCGAAGCCATTGTTGCTAAGTTCCGCGAAAGTACCGTTATGGCAGCTAAGACCATGGAGGCCGGTCAACGCAGTGCTGAGCAATCGGTAGACTTGGCAAAACAGGTTGATGAGTCATTTGAGGCACTACGTCACTCGATTATTAAGATGAATACTATGAGTGATGAAAATGCTTGTGCTATGACACAGCAAACGACTGTCGCCAACGATATCAGCCACTCAATTCAAGTGATCAGTGAGCTCGCAATTGAGAGTCTTGAACAGACACAAGATGCGGCAGAGCGTGGTCAGCAAGTGTCTCGCCTATCGACTAAAACCCATAGTTTATCTAAGCAGTTCTGGGAGCAGAGCGTACAGAGAAAGATTTGA
- the rarD gene encoding EamA family transporter RarD, translating into MQSTTSQNAASSFKGNALAAFSFLLWGLMPLYYHFLPNANINELLAFRILFSVPFMALVFVLMGRRFPSIATLKADKRSVLLCGLASLIMCVSWYSFTWAITHGQVLAASLGFFINPLFAIGLGVLFLGDKLSAAQKMAVVLGTCGISYMVYSYGELPWLALSMGSFFALYGLCKKFIRFDSLTSVTVEALLLMPVAAVYLLWLWSSDQSVAISAALSGQTSVLLLYIGSAPVTLMPLVFFALAIRATSLSMIGLMQYIEPSLQFLLAVIVFNEVFDQVKAVSFALIWTGLLLCSLEALPALRHKYRASRHPS; encoded by the coding sequence ATGCAATCCACAACATCCCAAAACGCTGCCTCTTCATTTAAGGGCAACGCACTTGCTGCTTTCTCGTTTCTATTATGGGGCTTGATGCCGCTCTACTATCATTTTTTGCCGAATGCCAATATCAATGAGTTACTAGCATTTAGGATCCTGTTCTCTGTGCCTTTTATGGCACTGGTGTTTGTGCTGATGGGACGCCGTTTTCCCTCAATTGCGACTCTTAAAGCCGACAAGAGATCTGTGCTGCTATGCGGGCTAGCCTCGCTTATCATGTGCGTGTCTTGGTACAGCTTTACCTGGGCTATCACTCATGGACAAGTGCTTGCGGCTAGCTTAGGCTTTTTCATTAACCCACTGTTTGCTATTGGTTTAGGCGTGTTATTTCTTGGTGATAAGCTCAGTGCAGCACAAAAAATGGCAGTGGTATTGGGCACCTGTGGCATAAGTTACATGGTTTATAGCTATGGTGAACTGCCTTGGCTTGCACTCAGCATGGGCAGCTTTTTTGCACTCTACGGCCTTTGTAAAAAGTTTATCCGCTTCGACTCGCTCACCTCAGTAACAGTAGAGGCGCTTTTATTGATGCCTGTTGCTGCAGTCTATTTACTGTGGCTGTGGAGCTCAGATCAAAGCGTGGCGATATCGGCTGCACTATCAGGGCAGACATCGGTATTGCTGCTCTATATTGGCTCAGCGCCTGTGACCTTAATGCCTTTGGTCTTCTTTGCGCTGGCCATCAGGGCGACAAGCTTATCTATGATAGGGCTAATGCAATATATCGAGCCTAGTTTGCAATTCTTGCTGGCTGTGATTGTATTTAATGAAGTGTTTGATCAAGTAAAAGCGGTAAGCTTCGCCTTGATCTGGACCGGACTACTGTTATGTTCATTAGAAGCGCTGCCCGCACTAAGACACAAGTATCGAGCAAGCCGACATCCTAGTTAG
- a CDS encoding M3 family metallopeptidase — protein sequence MKGLTLKPIVSAVALALALSACGASNISKDTSTETQIAPKVVAQQIIDNNASNPFFKPYDTYFGIPDFAKIKPEHYLPAFKAGIAQHKAEIQAIIDNPDAPTFANTIEAMEYSGNLTTKVASVFYNLTGADTNEQLQVISKKVAPMLSSANDDILLNDALFQKVKAVYNHRDSLSLNVAQAKLLEDTYKSFTRGGANLSEADKTKLRGLNEQIGKLSLEFGDNLLAETNAFELVIDSKADLAGLPEDVINTAAQTAVKRGHEGKWVFTTSRPSITPFLTYADNRDLREVLYKGYVERGNNDNANDNKKILAKMAALRAERAQLMGYKTHAHFVLEERTAQTPENVYELLNKVWPAALAQAESEVADMQTLINQEGGEFKLAGWDWWYYSDKIRVAKYSFNEQQTRPYFSLENTLQGVFYTANRLFGITVKERTDLPKYNEEVRTWEVYDKNGELMAIFLGDYFVRDSKRGGAWMNSYRQQYNMDGVDSKPIIVNVLNYPRPVGDEPALLTFDEASTLFHEFGHALHGMLSDVEYRSQAGTSVPRDYVEFPSQVMENWMTQPEVLAQFAKHYKTGEVIPQELVKKIQAASKFNQGFATVEYMAATKLDLDWHTVTDFMPKDAAKFEAESLNKMGLISEIAPRYRSTYFSHIFSGGYSAGYYSYIWSDILGADAFEAFKENGIFDKATADAFRNNILSQGGSEDPMQLYKQFRGKEAGIDPLLRSRGLLAK from the coding sequence ATGAAGGGATTAACCCTCAAACCAATCGTATCAGCAGTCGCTTTAGCATTAGCTCTTAGTGCATGTGGTGCTTCAAATATAAGCAAAGATACCAGTACTGAAACACAAATCGCACCCAAGGTCGTTGCCCAGCAAATCATCGACAACAATGCCAGCAACCCTTTCTTCAAGCCTTACGATACCTACTTTGGTATTCCTGATTTTGCCAAAATCAAACCTGAACACTACCTACCCGCTTTCAAAGCCGGTATTGCTCAGCATAAAGCTGAAATTCAAGCCATTATCGATAACCCTGATGCACCTACTTTCGCTAATACCATAGAAGCGATGGAGTACTCGGGTAACTTAACCACCAAAGTCGCCAGCGTGTTTTATAACCTAACGGGTGCTGACACTAACGAGCAGCTACAAGTTATCTCTAAAAAAGTGGCACCTATGCTCTCTTCTGCCAACGATGACATTTTGTTGAACGATGCTCTTTTCCAAAAAGTGAAAGCGGTTTATAACCATCGCGATTCGCTATCTCTTAACGTTGCTCAGGCAAAGCTGCTCGAAGACACCTATAAATCATTTACCCGCGGCGGTGCCAACTTAAGCGAAGCGGACAAAACCAAGCTACGTGGCTTGAATGAACAAATTGGTAAGCTTAGCCTGGAGTTTGGTGACAACCTGCTGGCTGAAACTAACGCATTTGAGCTAGTAATCGATAGCAAAGCTGACTTAGCGGGTCTGCCTGAAGACGTAATTAACACTGCGGCGCAAACAGCAGTTAAACGTGGCCATGAAGGCAAATGGGTGTTCACCACCTCTCGCCCATCGATTACGCCATTTTTGACCTATGCAGATAATCGCGATCTGCGTGAAGTCCTGTACAAGGGCTACGTTGAGCGCGGTAACAATGACAATGCCAACGACAACAAGAAAATCTTAGCTAAAATGGCTGCGCTACGTGCTGAGCGCGCACAGCTGATGGGTTACAAAACTCACGCGCATTTCGTACTCGAAGAGCGTACAGCTCAAACCCCTGAAAATGTATATGAGTTACTCAACAAAGTATGGCCTGCAGCACTAGCACAAGCGGAATCTGAAGTTGCCGATATGCAGACGCTTATCAACCAAGAAGGCGGGGAGTTCAAACTTGCTGGCTGGGATTGGTGGTATTACTCAGATAAAATTCGTGTCGCTAAGTACAGCTTTAATGAGCAGCAAACACGCCCTTACTTTTCACTAGAAAACACCCTTCAAGGTGTGTTCTACACGGCTAATCGCCTGTTTGGTATTACCGTCAAAGAGCGAACCGACTTACCTAAGTACAATGAAGAAGTACGTACTTGGGAAGTTTACGACAAGAATGGTGAGCTAATGGCCATCTTCTTAGGAGATTACTTCGTCCGCGACAGCAAGCGTGGCGGCGCTTGGATGAACTCTTATCGCCAGCAGTACAACATGGATGGTGTCGATTCTAAGCCTATTATTGTTAACGTACTTAACTACCCTCGCCCTGTGGGTGATGAGCCAGCACTGCTGACATTTGACGAAGCAAGTACACTGTTCCATGAGTTTGGTCATGCACTGCATGGTATGTTGTCTGATGTTGAGTATCGCTCACAGGCGGGGACATCTGTACCACGTGACTACGTTGAGTTTCCATCTCAAGTGATGGAAAACTGGATGACACAACCTGAGGTGTTAGCGCAATTTGCCAAGCACTACAAAACCGGCGAAGTGATCCCTCAAGAGCTGGTTAAGAAAATCCAAGCGGCAAGTAAGTTCAACCAAGGTTTTGCAACGGTTGAATATATGGCGGCAACTAAGCTGGATCTTGACTGGCACACAGTCACCGACTTTATGCCAAAAGATGCGGCTAAGTTTGAAGCCGAGTCGCTGAACAAGATGGGGCTTATCTCTGAGATCGCGCCGCGTTATCGCAGTACTTATTTCTCACATATCTTCTCGGGTGGATACTCTGCAGGCTACTACAGCTACATCTGGTCTGATATTTTAGGCGCCGATGCATTTGAAGCCTTTAAAGAGAATGGTATTTTCGATAAAGCCACTGCCGATGCCTTTAGAAACAACATTCTGTCTCAAGGCGGCAGCGAGGATCCGATGCAACTTTACAAGCAATTCCGCGGTAAAGAAGCCGGTATTGACCCGCTACTTCGCAGCCGTGGCTTATTGGCTAAGTAG
- a CDS encoding helix-turn-helix domain-containing protein has translation MAYNEETQKAVRRVWDEFKSETGTSQAKAAKALGINQSALSQYLRGEIPLNTDFLAKFAKLTKSDLDSLGITPATVGAMPLELRYTLSGRRLRDTSALVPSPTSFEGCFGIVVDYDDFALPRDSIMIVDETTTIKEYDSVILVSRDDRMINGTIRYTPDGWEVLEPHARGARRFVVRGDDTIYRLGGAFLPERHGRTFEQKPARG, from the coding sequence ATGGCGTACAATGAGGAGACACAGAAGGCGGTTCGACGGGTTTGGGATGAGTTCAAGAGTGAGACAGGGACGAGCCAAGCAAAAGCGGCCAAAGCCCTCGGCATTAACCAGTCGGCGTTAAGTCAGTACCTAAGAGGGGAGATCCCCCTTAATACAGACTTCTTGGCTAAGTTTGCAAAACTAACAAAGTCCGACTTAGACTCCTTGGGAATAACTCCCGCCACCGTAGGGGCGATGCCGCTAGAACTAAGGTACACGCTGTCAGGGCGTAGGCTACGTGACACCAGTGCGCTGGTACCCTCGCCGACCTCATTTGAGGGCTGTTTCGGGATAGTAGTCGATTACGATGACTTCGCCCTACCAAGAGACAGCATTATGATTGTCGATGAGACAACAACAATCAAAGAATATGACTCGGTTATCCTAGTCTCACGTGATGACCGAATGATCAACGGCACCATCAGGTACACCCCAGATGGATGGGAGGTTCTTGAGCCTCACGCAAGAGGGGCGCGGCGCTTCGTTGTGAGAGGAGACGACACTATTTACAGATTAGGGGGCGCGTTCCTACCCGAAAGGCATGGGCGGACTTTCGAGCAAAAACCTGCACGGGGTTAG
- a CDS encoding TonB-dependent receptor — protein MTLRSRRCTKPRFSSVWTLLLPIFTVPTAIAQSETEVPKPSSKGTIEVIEVTARRSVESLQATPISLTALDTEAIEQKGIRSVVDLTGYVPTLQIQANASGSNDVTLSMRGLRVSDSVSTAESPIGVYLDGAILPRISGAMMDLLELERVEVLRGPQGSLYGRNSTGGAINMISKKPYLDFGLTQDFTVGSESLFITQTRIDSGELGESGLTAAFSFRSANRDGHIDIIDTPNDRDGGAYDDKAYRLAINWLANDYFEVDYSYNRIESEGTKTPSHLAAVSYEAGEVAQVNGEPLELQASRADSLNLNNNGYGTSNTTLHTLAINWDMSDNYSLRAVTGIRDWQGEEFGNDLDGNGLLQANVINPVTFETSIQAFPGLFYSPLNKRKQQHFSQELQLLGTITDDLDFVFGLFYFDEDFDEYNPTNFYLPRAVIGPMFGNPNADFGMLAANIMDFNGSSKSKAAFSQFNWRLNQDLRLTAGIRYTQDEKYLYQTVVDFNDPSGFVSGGDSRDYSNFNWNISADYQFSETSFGYARVATGYKSGGLTARSAGTGNLFLDDFDEETLIGYEVGIKNDLFDKRLRLNTNVFYTQYDDFQIDSFLFGSGGATSLIENAGDADQLGVEVEFVIAATEDLRIDGNIAWLDMDFQKYEVLNRKTNQLVDVAEEAEFPYVSEITAALGVQYLLAELWGGELSLRADARYIGKRVFTQVEVVPGPTPDLDDYHSPFMHDIAADAYTLVDLRASLDGVDTGFGELRLSAWMRNTLDEEYITQGIDFGSLGIGNVIYGDPRTIGLDMRLQF, from the coding sequence ATGACGCTTAGATCTCGCCGTTGCACAAAACCTCGCTTTAGTTCTGTATGGACACTTCTACTCCCCATTTTTACAGTGCCAACGGCTATTGCCCAGAGCGAAACTGAGGTCCCTAAACCCAGTAGTAAAGGGACAATTGAGGTGATTGAGGTTACGGCCCGTCGTTCGGTTGAGAGCCTGCAGGCCACTCCTATTTCGCTAACGGCGCTGGACACTGAGGCTATTGAGCAAAAAGGGATCCGCTCGGTGGTGGATCTAACGGGTTACGTGCCTACATTACAAATTCAAGCCAATGCATCTGGTTCAAATGACGTCACATTATCTATGCGTGGCTTGCGAGTTTCAGACTCTGTATCAACGGCAGAATCTCCCATCGGCGTGTACCTCGACGGCGCTATTTTGCCGCGGATATCTGGTGCCATGATGGATCTACTAGAGCTCGAGCGAGTAGAGGTGCTGCGCGGCCCTCAAGGCTCACTCTATGGTCGCAACTCGACGGGAGGGGCAATTAATATGATCAGTAAAAAGCCCTATCTTGATTTTGGCTTAACCCAAGACTTTACTGTTGGCAGTGAGTCTTTGTTTATTACTCAGACCCGAATCGACTCGGGAGAACTCGGTGAGAGTGGTCTGACTGCAGCATTCTCCTTTCGTAGCGCTAACCGAGATGGTCATATCGATATTATCGACACACCGAACGACAGAGATGGCGGCGCATATGATGATAAAGCCTATCGATTAGCAATAAACTGGCTGGCCAATGACTATTTCGAAGTTGATTACAGCTATAACCGTATTGAATCTGAAGGAACCAAGACTCCTTCACACCTAGCTGCTGTTAGTTACGAGGCTGGTGAAGTGGCTCAAGTTAATGGTGAACCATTAGAGCTGCAAGCGAGCCGTGCCGATTCCCTTAACTTGAACAATAATGGCTATGGCACCAGCAATACCACACTGCACACCTTGGCAATTAACTGGGACATGAGTGATAACTATAGTCTAAGGGCGGTGACAGGAATTCGTGACTGGCAGGGAGAAGAGTTCGGTAATGATTTAGATGGTAATGGTCTGTTGCAGGCCAATGTTATTAACCCAGTTACGTTCGAAACCTCGATACAAGCCTTTCCAGGATTATTCTATTCACCACTCAATAAGCGTAAACAACAGCATTTCTCCCAAGAGTTACAGCTGCTTGGCACAATTACTGATGATTTGGACTTTGTATTTGGCCTGTTCTATTTCGACGAGGACTTTGACGAGTACAATCCAACCAACTTCTATCTTCCTCGCGCCGTTATTGGCCCAATGTTTGGTAACCCTAATGCTGATTTCGGCATGCTGGCCGCCAATATTATGGATTTTAATGGGAGTTCTAAATCAAAGGCCGCATTTAGTCAGTTTAATTGGAGGCTCAATCAAGACTTGCGCCTAACTGCAGGGATTCGCTATACCCAAGATGAAAAGTACTTATATCAAACCGTGGTCGACTTTAACGACCCATCGGGTTTTGTCAGTGGCGGTGATAGCCGTGATTACAGTAACTTTAACTGGAATATCAGCGCCGATTATCAATTTAGCGAGACAAGTTTTGGTTATGCTAGAGTCGCTACTGGCTATAAGTCTGGTGGCTTAACTGCCCGCAGTGCCGGAACTGGAAATCTGTTTTTGGACGATTTTGATGAGGAGACCTTAATAGGTTATGAGGTTGGCATAAAGAACGATTTATTTGATAAGCGCTTACGACTTAATACCAATGTTTTCTATACCCAATATGATGATTTTCAAATCGATTCATTTCTATTTGGTAGCGGCGGCGCAACCTCACTTATCGAAAATGCCGGTGATGCCGATCAATTGGGCGTAGAAGTTGAATTTGTTATCGCAGCGACTGAAGATCTTCGTATCGATGGCAATATCGCCTGGTTAGATATGGATTTTCAAAAATATGAAGTGTTAAACCGTAAAACCAATCAACTGGTCGATGTGGCTGAAGAAGCTGAGTTCCCCTATGTTTCAGAGATCACTGCGGCGCTGGGTGTTCAATACTTATTGGCCGAGTTATGGGGCGGAGAGTTGTCACTGCGCGCCGATGCGCGTTATATTGGCAAGCGAGTATTTACTCAGGTAGAGGTTGTTCCCGGACCGACTCCTGATTTAGACGATTATCATAGCCCATTTATGCATGACATTGCCGCTGATGCTTATACCTTAGTTGACCTGCGAGCTAGCTTAGATGGCGTCGATACAGGCTTTGGCGAATTGAGGCTATCAGCCTGGATGCGCAATACACTAGATGAAGAGTACATTACTCAGGGCATTGACTTTGGTAGCTTAGGTATAGGCAATGTTATTTACGGCGACCCCAGAACTATTGGCTTAGATATGCGATTACAATTCTAA